The nucleotide sequence tttgtgttgtaGGAATATGCAGTTTCTCAACAGTTTATAATCAGGTATCAAGATTTTTTCGTTTCTTGatgatataaattaaaattaaaaaataaatgtgtattattcttcatctttctcgatttttctattgataatatgtgcctttttttttctatttgtgttgCAGAAATATGTAATTTCTTAAAAGGtttatatccaaatatttttttcaattatattttctataaattttgtatGTTACTTATGACTTTGTGATTTTCtctataattaataattaaagaatcctaaaatatataatagtagAAAATTAATAACTTTagctcaataaaataaaattattattttaataatttgtttcttCACGGAAAAAAAGTATTACTAATTCCATAATGCAtattgtaaaataaattattgtagaacacacaaataaaaaaaaaaaagtaacatagAGAAAGTCTTAAATACAATGtttatttaccaaaataaaaagtaatatttaGTTACTTCAAAATATTTAGTCACATCAATAGTTTAGAATTAAGTGTGTAggtttatttgaaataaatatgttaaataatttatgaaagaaaaataaaaaattttatagtttggtgattttctttgaagaaaaaatttttgaatttgaatttttataaattgagaatcataaataaaaataggttaaagtgattttaataaattacttcTTGACGAATAATGACTGACAAAAGATGTGGTGATGAgttattatattttccttttacgtataattttatcttaaaagttttatgttattcttttaaaaagttGTTTACATAATACTCTTAACATAcacacataatttatttttttataaaaaaatattattgattaacGCGAGACACACATGCAAAGCACGTATgtttgactagtatatatatatatatacacacacaaataaCTGTCCTATACAATTAGACAGTATGTAAAGTATATGTTACAATACAATAGGTCTATGGGGTCAACTACTTGGATTGCTGTTTGTAGATTATGAGATCTGTTAcgtaataaaagaaaattttgaatcaGATATGGTATACCATTACATAAAGTCTCTTCATTGGGAATTATAAAGTCACAGTCTCGAGCCTTGTTCTGCTTGAGAAAACTGCTGCCTCAATACCCTTCTCATGACTTTATTTGTTGCTGTTCTTGGAAGGGAAGGGAGAGGAACGATACTGGAAACCTGCACATTTTGTATTTAAATGAGACAATATCTCCTAACAAACTTAACAACCTTTCAGGTCTATGCTATACCTTGAACAATGGATTCAACTTCCTCTGCAAAGCCGTGTTGAAAGACATCATCAAATTGACCAAGTTCTGCTCCAAGTTATCTGAATCCTTGAAAACAACTGCAATTACCAACTTCTCAGGCCCACCTCCACCAGGTGGTACTCCAACCGCTGCTGTCTCTAGTATATTTTCATCGACTGCATTGCATATGCGCTCAATCTCAAGCGAGCTTACCTGACAAAATGGAATAGAGCAGACTCTTGGAAAGGAAATAATCCAGTATAGAGAAATGCTTGGCAACTCAAATGCCCGTTCATATGCATAGTTTCCTGGATCTTAATAATAAACAAATACTTAAGGATTCAATTGCAAGGCTAAATGCAGACCTTTATACCACCTAGGTTCATTGTATCATCTGCACGACCATGGGCATGGTAATATCCTTTAGAAGTACGTTCAAACACATCACCGTGCCTTCTTAAAACCTGTAATACAAATAATGCCAAACAAGATGTTAGTAAAACTGAAACATCTTAAGACCATGGGATAATAATTTGCATTACCTTTCCATTCAAAACAGGCATCCCTTTGAAGTAGATCTCATTGTGGTCCGCATTCAGCAGTGTACTTGAAGCTCCAAACATGAGAGGACCAATGGCCAATTCACCAATCCCAGGAACATCTGATGGctacacaaaaagaaaaatactagTGTTATGGTATCCCAACAAGTGCAGGGAATGAGCTGTTGCCTCCTACTCTCCTTATAAGATTATGGGCAATTCTCTTCTCATGAGCTAGCTTATGGCATTGATTTAGGCTCTAGTTTGATATTCTTAACAAGGTATCAAAGTCAGACCTATTCTATTCTTGGTTCACCCAATTTTAAGCCTTATATGTTCTTGTCCATGCACCAGATGTCCTGTCATAGGGTTAAGGGGACGGGGATAATAAGTTCCAACATTGGTTGAGGGAACTACATTGTCTCCTTATATTGTCTAGGGAAATCCTGATGGGGCCAAGCTTCATCAAGCCATTTACTAAGAGCCAAGCAAAGGGAGTTCAAGGACCTTAAAGGCTTGTTCATGAAGATGGAAGCTATGGCTGAAGAAGTTATGGAGAATTAAAGCTGAAGGAAATAATGTCTCACATGGGATCCCAGAAGCTTCTTGGAACTGCTGATGCTACATCTGAATTTTCTGGTGCAGAGTATCGTGTCCGCAAACACCATTCCCTATCAGGGAGTAGCCAGGCCTGACAAAATCCTGAGATCGCAGCAAGAAGTCTGCTTTACCAGAAAGTACTGACTTTGACCAGGTCCGTAATCGTGCCTTGGAGTCCGCTAGCGCTGAGGAAGTTGACCCAAGACTGGACCTCAATTACGCCCCAGCATACATGATCGCGAGAATAATCTCAACGTTTAGAACTTCCCTTTTTCAGTCTCATAATATTTCTAATCCGCAAGGTAGCTTCTTTTAAGCCATGGTATAAATATCCTACTTTTCCAATTTAGTAGAGTTAGATTATAAATGTATGAACCTGGTAGGCGTAGCTCTTGGATCAATTCCAACTTAGTGAGGATCTTGCAAGGGGATTTAACCATCTTCTTGATGGGTTCTATAGCTTAGTTGCTAGGGTTCTAGCATAGAAGGAAACTTTCTTGCGTTTCAATCTAGCTCTTGTCTACTTTATTAAATTTTCTGTGTCTAAATTCAATTTCTAtcctttcaatttcttcatttttttttctttttgatattttcgatTACATCAAATCCTCACTTTATGAGCTAACATCTAGGGTTGAGTTAAGGTCAATTTTTTTAACAATCAGCTTGTAATATCATAAGAACAACCAAAAAGGGTAGTGTATTTTAAGTTGtggaaaaaaaaacataatctgAAGGATTTCTTTATGAGGAACCACGACAGAAGCAGTAATTTGTAGTAGCAAGAGAACTGATCACATTAAGAAGAACTTACTATGCAAGCATAAAATGCATCACACGATGCCAATTGTAGTTTGCTCTAATAAATACTATTGATGTTCCAGATATAAGGTTGTATAGTGCTTACTATAGGAAGCCCATCATCGCCAAGAATATGAAGACTACATCCCATGACTGCTGTGCTGAAAGCGGCTAAAGACTGGGGCTGCAACATTGACCCAGAGACGAAGGAGCCACCAATCTCTGTACCGCCGCAATACTCAATTATCGGTTTATATTCAGCTCTTCCCATCAGCCAGAGATATTCATCCACGTTAGATGCCTCACCAGTGGAGCCAAAGCAACTACCATCATGTATGAACTACATTAAACccaagaaagagaaaagaaaatagaactgAGCAGAATTCATTTAATGTGCATATGTATAGGAAATATTTGTTTTCATGTAATATCagtattttgaaatatgaacttgtgAATCAACCATGCGCAAGATTGCCCGCAATTTCAGGCAGTTTGGAAGGAAATAACAGTAAGGAGATTAAAAAAGATAGAAGTAAAACAAGGACGAAGATGCAAATAAAGCGCCTGGTAAAGCAAAATCATAATGAGAGAGTTGCTTCGAAACTACCGGATTGTTGACCAATCATAGCCATCAATAGCACTTTTTGCTTTCCAAGTCCTCACTATACTTGGAATCACCCCAAGCATAGTTACTTTAGCATCCTGATTAGTTTGAAAGGGAGATTTTTCATGAGCATAGATAACAAAAGGTATTCAAAATTTAAACAACATAGGTTTGTGATGAAGCAACTAAAAGATTTTAAATTACCATATCTATCAGAGATTGTGATGCCTCGATTAGTTCGCTGCTATTGGGTCAGTGAGGATCCACAAGTTTAGCAATAAAACTGACATGCAGATGCAGTAAAGTGTTCTCTTTCTACGCATCATATTTTCCTATTCAACTAAATCTAGGAATTGATAAACTTAGCCACTTTAATTTCTTGATAGTCCACCCAAAGTACAGTCGCAAGGCTAATGCACATAGGAAGAGATAAAAATAGGttcaaaagacaaataaatagaTACCTTTCCTTGCATAGAGTAATAAAATACACCAGTTTAGAAGAAAACAAAGCAACATGATATTAGGTGACACaattatagtaaatatatataattgtgatACAAAGTGATTTTCACCAAGTCGTTCAACACTAGCTAGGAAACCAAGAAAGTATAATAATGAAAGAAATTAACCTGTACAAACTTAGCAAAGCCAGAACCGAGGGGAGACCCATTATACAAGGCAATGATTGCCCCATTCAATAGTGAAGCATAAACGAGCCAAGGTCCCATCATCCACCCAAGATTAGTGGGCCAAGCAACAACGTCGCCTTTTTTAATATCCATATGGCACCACCCATCAGCAGCTGCCTTGAAAGGTGTGAGGAGTGTCCATGGAATTGCCTTTGGATCTCCTGGAACCTTAAGGATTTTAGTTGTGACCATTTATTAAATTGTTTCATTTGCATTACCAATTCAATGAATTCTTGATAATCAATTGGTAGACATACAGAGGATATTATAAACTGCCATTTCATTTTGACAGTTGACTACTAAATTACCCGTTCTTGTTTAGAAAAAGGATATCTATATGTGAATGTAACAACATTAATGATGTGAGTTCATCAACCCataatttattatgaaaaaaaggCTTCTAAACCCACACACCTCCCTCTCAACCTTCCCCCCCAAAAAGCAGGGAAAGTGTCggaaccaaaagaaaaacaagactGACAAGTTTTCACGTGGAAACCCAAGAATCAAATTAAACTGGGATCCAACATCATGTAAACCACCCCTGCAAGCACAAACCTAGACAAACACTAAGATCTCACTTCCAATTTGGCATAACCACCTGCATATCACTCTTGACCTAAATTAATCTAGATTTATGTATAGTACAAGCAGCTTTAGCGAAGTTTTCGCTTGCAGTTCTAGACTGGAGAAACATGTGAATGCTCTACAATCATGAGAGCTTTCTTGTTAGGTTATAGGCGGAAATTTCTAGATACAAGCTGTATATCAAGACTTGCTTAACACTATCCATTCCAAAGTACTATTCTCCCTCTTTACTATGTTGTTCACCTGAGAGGCCCCAACTTAATGATGTTACAGTTGTTACATGTGACCCTTAAGTGAACTCCCTTGTTTTCCTTCTTCAAAAGGATATTATTGTTGGAATCATTGTGAATATTCTAGAATATATGTAAATATAGTAGatagcttatttttttttttttaatttactccTATTAATAATCAGGGGCAGACCCACCTATGTTCAAGTGGGTTAAACTTGGTCAAAAAATTACACATAAATAAGAACAAATCAGTTTTTAAGGCAGTGAAATATGATAACTGATAATTTGAATCCACTTGACACATCTGCGGTCTCTGCTGCTTAGCTGGTCTAGTGGGTTCAATTTTGCTTCTTGCTTGGATTGTGAGTTCGAATCGCCCTTTGTTGCTTCCCACTTTTTTTGGGGTTCTACTTGTACTGTTATTGCAAGTTGGCACATGTGCACTATAGACATTAAAATAGTGCTTTATGTTGCCCCCAGCGTTCTTCTTCTGTATTTTTTTAAAACCCCAACATTCctcctattttcttttcttttcctttttttccttgaacaatttattattttcatttgttcTAAAGTTTGTCATACTTGAAAAAATTAAACCTCTCCAAAGTGAATTTTGATTTCTCCTTCATCAAATGCTAAAACATGCAAGTATACTTGTATAAATTCCTTATAATTTGCAGTTTAATTTGTATTATGTTGAAAATTACTATTTGTTTATATTAAAATGCATgtctaaattagtatataactcaaTTTCTTTTAATTATGTGTACTAATTTAATTTACTTGTCTaactcttttttttaatcttttatatgCAAATAACAACTCTTTAGGAGCACTTCTAAACACAAATGAAAATTCAGATTTTGTTGAATTTCATAGAGTAATGAAAATTTATATTGGTAAAAGTGatttttttcgttgaaattttttagatttaaataatttaattgttaaaaaatacaagtaaataatttgttgttcctttttttttttttaataaaaaaatgcttcaaactttattaaatttataaagaGTTGACTTCATACTGTGATcgtaataagaataaaaagaaatcacCAGGTCCTGCTTGTCGTGCCGAATATTACTTCTATACTATTGATTATAGTTGTTTCTGGTTGAACCCACTTGTGCAAAATTTTGAGTCCGCCATTGATTATAATTAGTTATAAGTTTTGGTGTTTGTCTTTACTCATATTTGTAGTTGGTAGAGACGTCAACTTTAATGAATCTTCTACCTTGATCCTCGAAAAGTTTTTGTGGAGTTCTCAGGAAATTGGAACAACGAGCAGGTGGAGCTTACCTAGGAAAAGGATCAAGAGACCCAAGTTGAAGATGAGTCAAACAATGAAGATCTTGAAGAACTTCTTGTCGATGAACCATACACAATTGTGAAGGAAAGGGACAAGATGTAGATACAGAGATCGGAACACCTTATTGAGCAAGCAAATCTAATTGCATATGCATTCGTAGCGGTAGAAGAAGAGATGAAGATCTTAAGTCCTCGTAAGTTGGCAAAATTTTTGCAAGGATGTTGCACAATGCCGGTTAGCCATGATGGAAGAGATGGAATCCCTTCACAAGAATCAAACATGAGTGAAATGGGTCTATGGAAAGATAGAGAGAATTCCAAAAGTGGAAGATGCTAGGTTCAAAGAGAGATTGGTTGCAAAGGATTTCAGTCAAAAGGAGAGAACTGACTACAATAAGATTTTATTTCTAGTCATGAACCATTGCTCAATTTGCGTGCTGCTAGCATTGGTTGCGCAATTCAACTAGGATAATCAACAACTTGATTACAAAACTGCTTTCTTGCATGGTGATCTAGAATGGTGATCTAGAAGAGACAACCTATATGGATCAACCTGAAGGTTTTCTAGCGGAGTAAAAAGATCATAAGTAGTGATAAATCTTGTTAACAAAATGGGTCCAAGAAAGTACATCTATTCCTAATCTCCAAtggaaatccaaaaaaaaaatcgatTCATTTATAATCCTCCACTAGTTGGATTAATGGATAATCTGATTGGAAATGATAACAAAATGAACAAGTTATGCGCCAATTGAAGAAATCTTTGTATAGTTTGAAGCAATCCCCTAGATAGTGGTACAAGGGGTTTGAGCATTCACGACTTACACATGATTTATCAAGGAGTGCATTTGATAGTTGTGTATCACAAGAAGATGTCTAGTAATACAATGATTTATTTAAGgttgtatattgatgatatgcttATTGTTGCGAACAACATCACAGAGATAAATGTTTGGAAGAAACTATTGAGTAAGGAATTTGACATGAAGGGTTTGTGAGTTGAAAAGAAAATCCTTGGTATGGAGATTTCAAAAGCAGAATGTGTTGTACATCTTTCTCATAAGAGGTGCATCGAAAGGGTTCTTAAGAGAATCAATATGCATAAGTGCATTCCAGTTGGTACATCGTTAGCTCCTCAATTTAATCTTTCAGAGTTGCAAATGCCTCACTTCAAGGATGAGGTGGAGAATATGTCAAAGGTTCCTTATGCCAGCGCAGTTGGTAGCATTATGTATGTTACGGTGTCTACACATCCAAAAACTACTCAATCTGTAAGTATGGTAAACAGAAACATGTCCAACCAAGGAAAGAGGCATTGAGAAGCTGTCAAGTGGATATTGAAATATCTTAAGGGAGCTTCTGATATTGGTCTAAACTTTTAAAAAAGTGATGGAGGTGTTTCAGTTCTCGTTTATGTGGATTCTGACTATGCAGGAAATCTTGACAGAAAGAGGTCCATAACTGGATATATCTTTACTCTTTTTCTACAATTGTAGCAGAATACATGCATGGCAACAATGGAAGCAGTGACAGATTTCACTATCTGGTTGAAAAGGTTTGGTGGCAAAATTGAGTTTGGTTCAATAGGAACAACTCTGAGATGTGATAGTTAAGAGTGctatttatttgattaaaaataaatgatttcCTGAGTGCACTAAACAAATTGATCACTGATTCTATTTTATTCGAAATGTTGTTGAAGAGGGAACTATCAAGGTCGTGAAGGTTATCACAGACAATAACATGCTACATGTTGCCCAAGATAGTCCCACTCGTTAAGTTTGCACACTGCAAGGACTTAGCAGCAGAAGCATGCATCAACTAATGTGTGGAAGTGGTATGTTCAACAAGGGTTTGATCCTTCTTGTTTCTTACAACAGGGTTGCCTAGTAAGCTAGAAGTTTTGGTTGGACTTATTCATATGCATGCTCAAAACGCAAACCAAGGTTGAGATTGAAAGAGTAAGTTTTTTGTAGGGTCTAACTCATGTGGTAGTACATCCCATGTGCCAAATTATTTGGCTAGCGAATGAACTTGGGAAGTAAGCAAAACTTGTGGAGGacaaattttatgatttatttttcttcttttgagcTTGGAGCCCAAGTTTGGTCATCTTTAAAAGGATTATCATTCTTCATTGTTTAATCATCCCAAACTCATAAATCCTTGTAAGAGTAGAGAGTTGAGAGACCAGTTCTTAGGTTTAACTGAAATGTCTCCCCTTACTTTATTAATACTATAAAGGCATTAATTCTCTAATGGATAGGATCACTTTGATTTGAACCACGTTAAATCTTATGCTCTTTCTTTAACATTTCCGCTAACAATATTTTCACTTAAacattattttcttgtttctaTTCAACTAACCCGATCCTTACCACTTTGCCATCCAAAATCAGGTTCCACATTGTTTCATCAATTGGCCTTGTTCTTTCTTCAACCGCGTGTTTTTAGGAACGCATCTTTTGTCCATATCCTCATTCCAGAAAGATAACAATTGGATCCTCTGCTCATAAATGTGTCTTTCTCTATCATTCGAAGGTAGACAGGGAGTGTCAGAAGGGGAGTCTGGAGTAGCCGGTAAAGTTGTTGCAATGCGACCACGAGGTCATGGGTTCAAACATTGGAAACAAACTCTTGCAAAAATGTggggtaaggttgcgtacaataaaTTCATGCGGTTTGGCCCCTCTCTGAACCCAACGGATAGCAAGAGCTTTAGTGCAACGCGCTACCCTACACAAAGGATATTGATGCTACTCATCTGACCTCTTGTGATACCTTCTATGTGCAAATGTTACTTTCTTTACTGGTCAGCCCAAGTTTATATCCGCTTCTATTAAACATCTCGACATTTTTGAGGTTTTACCAGttccatttattttttggtgTGTAGACTATGACAGTCACTTTCTGGCCTGAAGTAGTCTCCTCAAGCATGATTGGGAAAATTTAGCATGGTTGAATTTGGCATAGCTTGAAGTGAGGCTGATTATTTTGTGTTCTATCATCATCCTACTCCAAGTTTGTGCATATATTTGGTGGTTTACATTGATGACATAGTCACCACATGTAATGATTGTTAAGAGTTTCACATCGAAAAAAGGATGGGCAATTGATCTCCTTGTACGgactcccctcatgagctagcttttgggttgagttaggcccaggGAGTCATatctttacatggtatcagagccagactCATCCCACTTTATGATTACCGATATTGGGCCTCTATATTATATTGTTCACGCTCCAGTTAACGAGGCCTAGGCATGCATGGGAGTGTTAAGAGCCCCACTTCGGAAAGCGGATAGCGGATGGGCAATTGATCTCCTGACTTGGGTAATCCTctcctcttgagctagcttttgggttaAATTAGGCCAAGATCCATTTCTTTACAATGATGAAGAGGGAATTACCAAGTTGGAGAAAACGATCAAAATGATCCTTAATGTACAGGTGTTGTTTTATTTTGGTCCTTAATGTACAACAAAAAAGTGTTTATGTCCTTTACCCCAAACCTAATAGATATATCAAAAGTAGTTGTTAAGGTTAATTGTTGGCCCCACGTAGCTACCAAATCCATCATCATTGTCTTTGTTAGCTCCAAAGAAAGAGCTCCACGAAATCTACACCATTTTCTCGAtaaaatttcttttgttgttatCATCAATAGTTTCTTAAAGCTTCATGATTCAAATAAACCCAAAATAATACCTCCACAAAATCTGTTATGAAAGCTTCCTTAATTGTTCAGAGTGATGGGAAAAATTGTGCATTTTAGTGAATCAAAATGACAGAATACCTTGTTATTACAAAAAGAATAATTCTCAAGTCtcaaaaccaaaatcaacaaaaacaccATAAAATCCCCAAACAGATGAGAAAGCAACAGCTTAACTTAGTGATTTTCTTCAAAGCTACAATATACATACACATGAATTACAATATGCATAACCAAGAATATAGACCTAGAGTTTAGAAATTGGGAGATAAAATAACATTTTAGGAAAGAGAAAATAGTGAATTTTGTTTGACAAAGCAGAGAAAATGGTTTAAGATTTCATGAAGCTCTTTGTTTGGAGCTAAAGAAGAAAACAATGTTGCATTTTGTTAGCTATGTGGGGTCCACAGTTAAGCTTTAACACATTTTTTGACAAATCTGTTGTTTAGGGTAAAGGACCAAAATGAACAGCTTTTGTTATACATTAAGAACCATTTAAATCAAGTGAAAATATCAAGGACCTATTGGAAACAGCATCGCTACTTCAGTGAGGTActggtatgatctgcgtacacttaaccctcctcagaccccactatgtgggaatacactgggtatgttgttcttgttgttggaAATATCAAGGACCAAAATAAAGCATCAGCTATACATTAcggatcattttgatctttttctctaccAAGGTAAAACATCATCTTTTCAGCACTTGATCTTCGCTAATAGAGGTATCTAAAATAGGAAGTATCATTTCATAAAGGAAGTATTCACTTGATATTCTTGAGGAGACAAGAAGATAGATTATAAGCCTAATTATAATCCAatggatccaaatgctaaactCCTACCCGGTCACGAGAGCTTTTTAGTGATCTTGGAATATATAGGAGGTTGATAGGAAAATTGAGTTCTCATTGTGACTCGACGCGACATTACCTTCTCGGTTAGTGTTGTAAGTTCTTGGTTCTCCTTGTGACAGTCATTGGAAAGCGGTTATTCGCATTCTTCGATTCATGAAATTTGCTCTAAGGAGAGGACTACTTTTACATGCGAAGGAAATCCAAATAAGAGATAGGGTCACCTTATGACAAACAATCCACTTCTGGATATTGTGTTCTAGTTTGGAGAAATTTGGTGTCTCggaaaagtaaaataaatgttGTTGCTAGATTGAGTATAGAAGAAATTATTAGGCTATGATAGTGGGAACATGTGAATTGATATGGATCAAGAAACCACCGAAGGAGTTGAAATTCGGAGGATTAAAGAAATTGAACTTGTATGCAATAGTGAGGACACTTCTCATTGCATCGAATCCAGTGTTTTACAAAAAACAAACACATAGATTGATTGCCATTTTGTCAAAGAGAAGGTACTTTCAGGAGACATCGTCACAAAGTTTGTGTGGTCAAATGATCTGCTTACTGACATATTCACAAGTCCTTAAGCCGATCCCAAAACAAGTTACATATGTAGCAAGTTTGGTGCATAGATTTTGTATGCACCGACTTGAGAGGGAGTGTTGAATTCCTTGTGAATATTCTAGAATATATGTAAATAGAGTACGTAGATAAATTTACACAAATTGTAATTaggtattgattttctttctttcttagaaCATGTAAACATAGTTATTTAAACCCCAATAGCTTGAGGGAATTCAAGCTGagttctctcttattttctctttgacTTCACAATTATCATCTCAACAAGTATGCCTCAATCTCATCGCTCATCTTCCTCATTATTGTACCACCTTAAACCAGTGGGCAAGAGCAAGTAACTTCCTAATGCTATGAGTTAAGTCACATAGTAATATCCCCAGCTTTATGATTTTGGAAGTGTCattcaattcaaaacaaaattaaaatgcaTATTGGCCATAAAGTTTTACTTTTACTACACCTGTTGTGCCAGATGAGAACAGAATGTTCGTAAATGCATCAATATTTTGTTCAACAGCAACAAACTCAAGTCCCCTGCATTTCAAACAACTAGCATTCAATGGGAAATACATGTAACATTTGTAAATGAAGATAAAGACAGAGATGACAAAGTAGACTTGTTTATTTATATTCTATCTAAGAAGGTGGAGTGGGGGGTAGGCTCAGATCCCACCCGTTGTTGGCAGCAAGTTAGGAAAGAATTCCAAAACAAGAAGAGAGACATTTGTCGATACCTCCATAATGACAAAGTAAGAGTGGACAAGCCCACCAGTTATGTTTTGAGGTTATGTAAGCCTACAATTTCTTAAACTAAGAGACTGTTTGGATTAGCTTATTTTAGGTGCTTTTAAGCCAAAATACTTTTAAGCACTTATATTTGGCTAAAACAAAaaagtgcttttaagcacttgtttttaaaatcaaataacaaaaataagaaaaaactcaTAAGTTAGGATTCCTAACTTATGGCTTATAAGTCATAAGTTATAAGCCCATCCAAACAGGCCCTAAGTCATGTGTGGAAGATTCTTCTCTCTAAGACAAGAAGACAATTACGAGGTTGCAAACGAAGATCAAACATGTATTGACGATTAGCATTCTTTAAGACATCTAAACAGCCGTATCTGGTCGTTCAAAATGATCAAGATAGGATTCTGAGGGGATCTACTTCCTTCCTCTTGTCAATGAGGCTGAACGTATTCTGATTGGCATTTTTGAGTAAGGTAACATTTTTTGCGTAACTATTTCCTGCATAAAACCTGCAGTCATTCATACTTACAACGGAATATAGGAAGATGTACTAAGCTATAACCTACTTACAGAGATCCTATAACATCAACAAATGATTGGCCCCTTTACTAAATTTTTGAATAACCTTTTGGGGATAAATAACACCATCATCTCCGCATCTTTTTATGTACTCTTGCACATAAACTGGCTCTTGTCCTTCCTGCATTCTAAATGATCTAGGCACAAAGGTGGTAACAATATCATGTGTTAATTTATCTTGTAAATTTCTGATTATTCTGTTTCCATTCCCTTTCTCCAttacttcccttgaaatcaaaaGACCTAGTTTATGATGTAAtgattcatttctttctttttagtgCATGAACCTGTACTCCTTCACTTCCTTTTTC is from Capsicum annuum cultivar UCD-10X-F1 chromosome 5, UCD10Xv1.1, whole genome shotgun sequence and encodes:
- the LOC107878628 gene encoding probable acyl-activating enzyme 17, peroxisomal isoform X3, whose product is MGHHQNYKSLDSVTVADFEAQGIPSELHEKLTQIVGNYGSATPQTWHHISKQILTPNLPFSFHQMMYYGCYKDFGPNPPAWLPDPKNAQLTNIGQLLERHGKEFLGSKYEDPISSFADFQRFSVSDQEVFWKTILEEMNISFSVPPECILRETPSHPGGQWLPGARVNPAKNCLSKRKRTLSDVAIVWRSEGNDEAPVQKMTLQELRESVWTVAYALETLGLEKGSSIAIDMPMDVNSVVIYLAIVLAGYVAVSIADSFAPSEISTRLIISKAKAIFTQDFISRGEKKIPLYSRVVDAHSPMAIVIPNRASSLSIELRDGDISWPDFLERLKDSNCLKCRGLEFVAVEQNIDAFTNILFSSGTTGDPKAIPWTLLTPFKAAADGWCHMDIKKGDVVAWPTNLGWMMGPWLVYASLLNGAIIALYNGSPLGSGFAKFVQDAKVTMLGVIPSIVRTWKAKSAIDGYDWSTIRCFGSTGEASNVDEYLWLMGRAEYKPIIEYCGGTEIGGSFVSGSMLQPQSLAAFSTAVMGCSLHILGDDGLPIPSDVPGIGELAIGPLMFGASSTLLNADHNEIYFKGMPVLNGKVLRRHGDVFERTSKGYYHAHGRADDTMNLGGIKVSSLEIERICNAVDENILETAAVGVPPGGGGPEKLVIAVVFKDSDNLEQNLVNLMMSFNTALQRKLNPLFKVSSIVPLPSLPRTATNKVMRRVLRQQFSQAEQGSRL
- the LOC107878628 gene encoding probable acyl-activating enzyme 17, peroxisomal isoform X1, which produces MGHHQNYKSLDSVTVADFEAQGIPSELHEKLTQIVGNYGSATPQTWHHISKQILTPNLPFSFHQMMYYGCYKDFGPNPPAWLPDPKNAQLTNIGQLLERHGKEFLGSKYEDPISSFADFQRFSVSDQEVFWKTILEEMNISFSVPPECILRETPSHPGGQWLPGARVNPAKNCLSKRKRTLSDVAIVWRSEGNDEAPVQKMTLQELRESVWTVAYALETLGLEKGSSIAIDMPMDVNSVVIYLAIVLAGYVAVSIADSFAPSEISTRLIISKAKAIFTQDFISRGEKKIPLYSRVVDAHSPMAIVIPNRASSLSIELRDGDISWPDFLERLKDSNCLKCRGLEFVAVEQNIDAFTNILFSSGTTGVVKVPGDPKAIPWTLLTPFKAAADGWCHMDIKKGDVVAWPTNLGWMMGPWLVYASLLNGAIIALYNGSPLGSGFAKFVQDAKVTMLGVIPSIVRTWKAKSAIDGYDWSTIRCFGSTGEASNVDEYLWLMGRAEYKPIIEYCGGTEIGGSFVSGSMLQPQSLAAFSTAVMGCSLHILGDDGLPIPSDVPGIGELAIGPLMFGASSTLLNADHNEIYFKGMPVLNGKVLRRHGDVFERTSKGYYHAHGRADDTMNLGGIKVSSLEIERICNAVDENILETAAVGVPPGGGGPEKLVIAVVFKDSDNLEQNLVNLMMSFNTALQRKLNPLFKVSSIVPLPSLPRTATNKVMRRVLRQQFSQAEQGSRL